Genomic window (Neofelis nebulosa isolate mNeoNeb1 unplaced genomic scaffold, mNeoNeb1.pri scaffold_71, whole genome shotgun sequence):
ACCGTGGCGTAAGAAAGGTGGCTCGGTCACGTGATGAAAAGCTGCTCGGCCATGAAAACCCCAAGTCGTGACACAGGCCACGCGGACGGCGCTTTGAACCCCCTAGAACGAAAGAAGCCGGACCCGGGCTACGGGGCACGTGACCGCATGTGCACGAACCTTCTGGAACAGGCAAATCCCTGCAGCGAGGGGTTCTTGGCTGGAGCGCTAAGCCGGGTTTAGACCCGAAGGGACAGTGGCACAGCTCTGTGACCGTGCTATGCGTCGCTGAGTTGTACAGGTGGATGGGGCAGGTTCCGCGCCCACCGTCCCCCAGTAAAGCTGCTAACGGGACCTCGGCTGCTGATGCTTGGTGCCCACCCCACGTCCCGGCCCTCGTGCCCAAGACCAGAGGCCGGGCCTCTTCTGGGTATTTGCTCAGACCTCGGTCAGCTGCCTGTTCCCAACAGGGTCAACTTCACCGTCCCCTAGAAGAGGCAccttctggcctcatgtggtcGTGGGTTGGCAGCCcccaggtgaggggtgggggggaccacCAGCACCACCTGGTTGTCACGTGGCCCGTCTGCCCCAGACGGGGAGCGGCCAGTGTCCCTCACTACCCGCCTTAGGCCCGGGCACCTTCTCGGTCTCTCGGCTGCACTTGATGATGAAGATGTTGGCATAGATGTCCTCCACACACATCCAGCTGGAGAGGGACAGCGTGGTGTCCGTCCACACCCAGTCCATCACGGCCCGCAGCTCCACCAGGAACGGCACGAGCCGGAAACTGCCGGGGGCGGGCACCATCAGGACAGCCCGCGGGAGACCGCCCCCGCTCCCGGCGCCCCGCGCCCGCCCACACTCACCcctggaagaggaagaggttgAGGTGGTTGTACTTCTTGGTGAGGAAGTTGCCCAGGATGCGGGTGGGGTAGCCGCAGCGGATCTGGTAGGCGGACAGGGCGAAGTAGACGCACTTGACGAAGTACCACAGCTGGGCCACCGCGTTCTGGCTGAACATCCTGCGGGGGCGGGAAGGCCAGGTCAGGGCGCCCCGCCCGAGGCCGGAGCCCCAAGGTCTCCGGGCCCAGCGCCGGCCCGGCCGGACACCCACCTCTCGGTGACCGCGGGCAGGATGAGGAACATCCAGAGGTGGATGGCCAGCACCAGGACCACCTGGAAGGCCAGCTTGCCCGGCACGGTCTTGCGGAGGTAGAGGGCGCGGTCGATGACCATGGTGCTGAACTGGATGAGCAGCATGACCAGGAAGGCCTCGGGCACCTGGTCGTCTGACAGTGAGGACGCGATGTCTGTGGCTGCCGAGTGTTTCTGTGCCGGGAGAGCAGAGGtcagggggtggcgggggggggggggggtggcggcggggggggggggggtggcgggctGTGTGCTCACCCCAAAGGCCCAGAAGccaaagatgatgatgatgaagtcAACGACGTCGGCCAGGAACATGAGGGCGTAGACGTCGGTGGCCGCACGGTACCGGGTGTGCAGGATGTCGTGGAAAAAGCAGTGCAGGGGCCGGCACACGCTCTGGGCCCTGCAGGCGGCGGTGGGCTCAGTGCGCCGGCGCCCCCAGCTGcgccctcccacccaccctggcCCCGGGGGCGGCCACGGTCACTCACAGGGCCAGGCAACAGCTCTGCAGTCGGAGCCCCAGGGCTCTCGCCCTTTCCCGGGGGCGACTCCACCTCTCGCCCCCCGGGGCCGCCGCCGCGCCTTCTGTGGGAGCAGCCGCTGCTGACGGGAGCCCCCGGGGCCGCCGGGCCCAGCTCCGACTCCCGACCACCCCGAGACGAGACCACCCCCCAGGGGGCTGGGTCACCCCACTTTACGGACCAGCAGGCTGGGATGAACAGAGGCGTCCCCAGGTCGCTGGCAGCGGGCCAGCCGGGGCTGCGTCACCTGCCACGTGGGGCAGGCCGGGAACGCGGCGGGGGGCCGTGGCTCCAGGTGGGAACCCGCTGGGCCACAGTGGCCGTGGAGGGACAGGGCCGTCGTACCAACGGCTGTGGGCtccacaggctctgtgctctcccttctcctcttcctgaaaCGCAGGCTGATCGGCTTTGGGTCTCGGGGCTCGGGCTCCACGGGAGGCTCTGGGGGCCCATCCCCTGCTTCCGCCTGCATGTGGTACTGGGTGAGGTCCCCAGCCACCCCCGGTTCTCCCTGGGGTCCTGGTGACGTCGGCCCCTCCTCAACCCCCTTCTTCCCAGTGCCGCGGTCGTGGTCCTTGGAGAGTTGGTCCCTTTCGTGGTCCCAGAGGCCGTAGcactgcaggggggtgggggcggagagcGGTGAGGAGGCTGGCGTGGCCGTACCCCGGGACCCGCAACATCCAGGCTCGCCTCCCGGCGGGTGGGGTGTGTGCCGGGAGGTGCCCGCCTGCCGTCCCCGGCGACGCACCAGCAGCTGGGAGCGGTGGAAGAACAGGGCCATGAGCTGTACCAGGTCGTACTTGACGTAGCCGTCGGTCTTCTCCAGGCCCAGGATCCGTGGCGGGAAGTACGGCTTGTTCTCGTAGCGCCGGAGCACCGCGTGGGTGTTCCAGGGGAAGAAGCCAAACTGGAACAGGTACTTGGTGACCACGGTCACCTGCAGGGGAGGAGGCTCAGCATGGCCCGGCCAGaactccctctcccccgcccctccccccccccccccccccccgccccgggccgcgGCCCACCTCGGTGAAGACGATGGCCGTCATCCAGAAGCGCTTGCTGGGCCTCGGGATGGACAGCATGGCCCACAGGAAGACGAGCACGGGCAGCACCAGGGAGGTGGCCGAGGCGGTGACCATGTGGTTGAGGATGATGACAAAATAGCAGAGCAGCTCCGAGTGGGCGGCCACGCACTGGTAGGCGGCCTGCAGCAGCCGCAGCGCCCGGCCCTGCCTCGCTTCGAACTGCTgggcctcctccagctcctggatGTGCAGGTGCCTGCGGGGAGCCGTGCCCAGGCCCGTTCGCACCAAGGCCCGCCGCCCCCCacgcccgccgccccccccccccccccagcggccGCCCTGGGCACCGACCTGTTGAGGAGCAGCTCGCTGGCGGTGCGGGTCCGGGTGGAAGCACCGGCGGGAAGCTCCCGGGAGCTGTGCAGGGAAGCCCCGGGCTCGGCGGTCGCGTCCTCGCCGCTGCTGCGGGCGTTGCACCCCGTGCTCAGGGGGCCGCCGGTGGCCTCCGTGGCGGCGCTCAGTGGCTCCTGGGCCCCCGGCCCACTACGGGAGGTGAGGGCGGTCACAGAGAGGCAGCCCGCCCTCTGGGGCCGGCAGGCCGCACGCCTCCTGTTCCGTGCGCCCACAGCGGGGCGGCTCTGCCCGAGCCCACCGGGTCCCGGCCGCCTCCTGAGCCCCGCCAGCCCACACCCACCTCGCCGCCGCGCCGGGTGCGTCTCGGGCCCCCGCGGAGCCTGGCGGTGCGGCCTCCGCGCCCCTGGCATACAGCTGGTCCAGCAGGCCCCGGTGTACCTCCTGGCCCTGCGGGGGCAGCGAGAGGCTCAGGGCGGCAGTTCCCCTGCGAGGGGCCGGCCCGGGGCTCGGGGGCGTGGGCGCGCGCGCTCACCCTGAGCAGCGCCTGCGTGTACAGGTAGCGCTCGGCGCGCAGCACGTTGCTCATGGCGCGGTGGTGCCGCGTGAAGGTGTGCAGCCAGTCCGTCAGCCCGTCCACCAGCGCCTGCCCCAGCACCCACAGAAACCGCACGGCGCTCAGCACCCGCTGCATCACGTGGCTGTGGCCTGcggcgggggcaggggagaggggcgctGCAGAGGCTGCCGGTGGGaggcccccggcccccccccacccccctcggTCTCTGGGCGCACGCACGCACCAGCCGCCTCTTGGTCTGGGCCCTCCGCCGGCTCCGCCTCCGCGCCCGGGCCGCCTCCTGGGCACAGGGGTGTGTGCTGGTCAGCGCCTTGCGGCCCCGTGGCCCCCGGCGCCCACCCCGCACGCCCCAGACTCACCCGCGGGCGGCTGCCCTGCCTGCTCCTGCCTCGCCTGCTCCTCCCGCTGCCTCCTCAGCACCGTCTGCGCGTTGGTCACCCATGCCTGGTACGCCAGCTGTGGGCCGGGTCCTCGGGGTCAGCACCCCGCCTCCCGGGACGTCGGGTCCCGCTCAGCCCACCTCGGAGCTCCCGGGGAGCTTGGGACCAGGCCGGGCTGGGGGCCTTCGGCTAGCTCCCTGCTTCAGGGTGGGTGGGAAGCGGGTCCCGTGGGGCTGTGCCGTGGGGGCAGGGCACGTGGCCCCACCCGGCACACGTGGCTGGCATTCGGTGCCAGGGCCCCTTCCTGCAAACTGAGGACCCAGGTGTAGGCGAGGGACCCCACCGTTTTCCAGCAAACACGCACAACCCTTCTCAAGTCCTGGACGCTCAGCGGCGACGTCAGGAGACCGTGGACGGAGGCCCACGGAGCCGCCGCCTGTGACCTGTGCGCCCCACGGCCTGCGTGTGCCTGTGACCTGTGGGCTCTGGAGGTCTGAACGGATCTGGGCAGGCTGGCTAGAGagggtctcccctccccccgcgtCCCATGGAcaggggaaggcaggcaggcaggcgacCCTCCCACCTCACCTGGAAAGCGCTCTGTGCCGAAGGCCTGGGGTCCTCGGGTggggtctcctcctcctcctcactgtcAGACTCGAACAGGAAGTAGTCCCCCGAGTGGATAACTGCAGGCAGGTGGGGCTGAGAACTGTCCTCCCCGACAGGGGCTCGGGCTCCACGCCCCCCGCCCCAAGACTCAAGTCCTCTTTAGTTTCAGACGGGTCCAGGAATGCGCCGGGCCGTGGCACCCAGCATGGGTTCCCTCGGCCTCCCACCATCCCGGGGGACAGCCACGGGAGCTGGAGGCTGGGGCCAGGCCAGAGCAGTGACGGGACGCAGACGGGACAGGAAGAACACGAGGGCGGGCGTCAGCATGAACACTCAGACTCGTGAGAGTCTGAGCGACAGGGGAGCACAAAGCCTGCGTGGGGACCCGGCTGAACCGAGGCCCAGCCCGTTACTACTGTGTGGCGGGGTGGGGCCGGAGGGCCGGCTGACAGGGCACACGGGGAAAGGCCGGGGTGCACGGCCACAGGTGGGCGCACAGCAGCTGAGAGAGGAGGGGCCCGGGCACGGTGGGCCCAAGGAGGTAGTACCTGTGGCATGGTCCAGCCAGGGCCGCCACCACTGCCTCCGTGGCGGGGACGAGCCCCGTGGACTGCCAGGCCCTGTGGAGGGGCGAGGCGAGCGTGAGCCGGCGGGGCGAGGCGTGGGGCGAGGCGCGGGGAGGGCGTGGGCAGCGCCCCCTGACAGAGGGGGCCTCGCGGTGCCGTGGGGAGAGAGGACAGTCCACAGGTGCAGGCGGACGGTGGCAGGCTGGCCCGCGGCCCACAGGGGCACGGTGAGCACGTGGCACAGGACAGACGGGCGCACGCGGCACAGACCAGACAGGAGTGGGTGCCAGCAGCATGGATGCCAGGACCCCGGGGCCCTGCGAGCCCCTCACTCACCCGGCTCCTGGGGGGGGCCCTGGGGTTCCTGGGGGCGGCTGCGGCCGGCCCGGCTCTGCCTGTGCTTCTCCTGTTTGGCGCGGATGCGCTCcatcctggggggcgggggcggctctGAGCACCGAGCCGGGCGGGAGAGCCCGGGGCCCCCCACCCAGATGGCACCTACTGTCTCTTCAGCTGGGCCAGGGACTTCTCCTCCGCCTTGCGATGGAGCTCGATGCTCTTGAGGTTGGCCGCGTTGTACAGCGCGAAGCCCCTGCGGGGAGGCGgcacc
Coding sequences:
- the PIEZO1 gene encoding LOW QUALITY PROTEIN: piezo-type mechanosensitive ion channel component 1 (The sequence of the model RefSeq protein was modified relative to this genomic sequence to represent the inferred CDS: deleted 2 bases in 2 codons), with translation LWAGTGHRGPDVPPAPTDYPWRWSQAIPMNSALIKWLYLPDFFRTPNSTNLISDFLLLLCASQQWQVFAAERTEEWQHVAGTNTDRLEVPQGEPDPVPNFIYCRSYLDMLKVAVFRYLFWLVLVVVFVTGATRISIFGLGYLLACFYLLLFGTSLLQKHTRARLLLWDCLILYNVTVIISKNMLSLLSCVFVEQMQSSFCWVIQLFSLVCTVKGYYDPKEMLSRDRDCLLPVEEAGVLWDSVCFLFLLLQRRVFLSRYFLHVSAELQATALQASRGFALYNAANLKSIELHRKAEEKSLAQLKRQMERIRAKQEKHRQSRAGRSRPQEPQGPPQEPGPGSPRGSSPPRRQWWRPWLDHATVIHSGDYFLFESDSEEEEETPPEDPRPSAQSAFQLAYQAWVTNAQTVLRRQREEQARQEQAGQPPAGGGPGAEAEPAEGPDQEAAGHSHVMQRVLSAVRFLWVLGQALVDGLTDWLHTFTRHHRAMSNVLRAERYLYTQALLRGQEVHRGLLDQLYARGAEAAPPGSAGARDAPGAAASGPGAQEPLSAATEATGGPLSTGCNARSSGEDATAEPGASLHSSRELPAGASTRTRTASELLLNRHLHIQELEEAQQFEARQGRALRLLQAAYQCVAAHSELLCYFVIILNHMVTASATSLVLPVLVFLWAMLSIPRPSKRFWMTAIVFTEVTVVTKYLFQFGFFPWNTHAVLRRYENKPYFPPRILGLEKTDGYVKYDLVQLMALFFHRSQLLCYGLWDHERDQLSKDHDRGTGKKGVEEGPTSPGPQGEPGVAGDLTQYHMQAEAGDGPPEPPVEPEPRDPKPISLRFRKRRRESTEPVEPTAVEGAAAAPGGERWSRPRERARALGLRLQSCCLALAQSVCRPLHCFFHDILHTRYRAATDVYALMFLADVVDFIIIIFGFWAFGKHSAATDIASSLSDDQVPEAFLVMLLIQFSTMVIDRALYLRKTVPGKLAFQVVLVLAIHLWMFLILPAVTERMFSQNAVAQLWYFVKCVYFALSAYQIRCGYPTRILGNFLTKKYNHLNLFLFQGFRLVPFLVELRAVMDWVWTDTTLSLSSWMCVEDIYANIFIIKCSRETEKKYPQPKGQKKKKAVKYGMGGLIILFLVAIIWFPLLFMSLVRSVVGVVNQPIDVTVTLKLGGYEPLFTMSAQQPSIVPFTQQAYEELSRHFDPNPLAMQFISQYSPEDIVTAQIEGSSGALWRISPPSRAQMKRELYNGTADITLRFTWNFQRDLAKGGTVEYTNEKHTLDLAANSSERRQLASLLEGTSDQSVVIPNLFPKYIRAPNGPEANPVKQLQPNEEADYLGVRIQLRRERVGSGAAGFLEWWVIELQDCQAECNLLPMVIFSDKVSPPSLGFLAGYGIMGLYVSIVLVIGKFVRGFFSEISHSIMFEELPCVDRILKLCQDIFLVRETRELELEEELYAKLIFLYRSPETMIKWTREKE